From one Solanum lycopersicum chromosome 12, SLM_r2.1 genomic stretch:
- the LOC101260616 gene encoding peptidyl-tRNA hydrolase, mitochondrial produces MKVACVISSTASSATVLCRCGRSLFSSFSVAKTLNSSSFRRGWMSNTAAAGSLYQISCSMTTQTSPPDTPAIIAPLPEKPKPKPQPWLIVGLGNPGKRYAGTRHNVGFEMIDTIADAEGISMGSVSFKAQFGKGFIGDVPIMLAKPQTFMNASGESVGAIVSYYKIPLKQVLVVFDDLDLPFAKLRLLPKGGHGGHNGMRSIMNHLKGNRDFPRLRIGIGRPPGKMDPASFVLRAFNRQEREELDFTLQNGLEAMRILVLEGFDKSATFVNSSKPLTV; encoded by the exons ATGAAAGTAGCATGTGTAATTTCTAGCACTGCATCATCGGCGACGGTCCTCTGCCGCTGCGGCCGCTCCCTTTTCTCCTCCTTCTCCGTGGCCAAAACCCTAAATTCATCCTCGTTTCGGAGGGGTTGGATGAGCAACACCGCTGCGGCCGGCTCTTTATACCAAATATCTTGTTCAATGACTACCCAAACCTCCCCACCAGACACACCGGCAATAATCGCGCCTCTGCCGGAGAAACCGAAGCCAAAGCCACAGCCATGGCTCATCGTTGGCCTCGGTAACCCCGGGAAACGATATGCTGGTACCCGTCACAAC GTGGGTTTTGAGATGATAGATACTATAGCTGATGCTGAAGGAATATCAATGGGCAGTGTTTCCTTCAAAGCTCAATTTGGAAAAG GTTTCATTGGAGATGTTCCAATTATGCTTGCTAAGCCTCAAACATTCATGAATGCAAGTGGTGAGTCT GTTGGGGCAATTGTTTCATATTATAAGATTCCACTGAAGCAAGTTCTTGTG GTTTTTGATGACTTAGATCTTCCTTTTGCAAAGTTGCGGTTATTGCCAAAAGGTGGTCATGGAGGACACAATGG GATGAGGAGCATTATGAATCATCTTAAAGGAAACCGTGATTTTCCACGCTTGCGAATAG GCATTGGGAGGCCTCCAGGGAAAATGGATCCAGCAAGTTTTGTTCTTCGTGCATTTAATCGACAAGAACGTGAAGAG tTGGACTTCACATTACAGAATGGTTTGGAGGCAATGAGAATTTTAGTGCTCGAGGGATTCGACAAAAGTGCCACATTTGTGAATAGTTCCAAACCTTTAACAGTTTAG